One part of the Bicyclus anynana chromosome 8, ilBicAnyn1.1, whole genome shotgun sequence genome encodes these proteins:
- the LOC112042802 gene encoding uncharacterized protein LOC112042802: MGSLPDLTERSRPHSVRTAARTVSDPHRNRTLITKVPACTIYKKEWPWKKSKEPLKIPAAANRRRDSAASSVGAASVRRLIARQPPKIPKLMVTRFTLLCIASGLCSTALLPFTAFAGAEAGALPLAVMHTVAAIVAPFSPLILQKIGTRIVITVAHVLVCILLIAHTVATPLSILLPLYAICGIALSPMSLALAVSATSLAQAAGDEGRRRIALRRALRALRASQDLGLVCGSLLLGAALMIWPENLLSLLELSTLPANSSLTKLPSLEDYFLDDDYEEKTCGSAGCPGVQFLFGSSLNAEGRKVLVAVWAALSFAAACLGLYGGASTPSPPPDARSVVTDPRALLGAPMGLFIGLQQGFIYTSYIKWYGICVGGWSGAWRALCGAGALQTLAAATLSMAAARGRRGALAAGGAAAHASLLLALLRWRAARSDLALPSVAAAAWGACAALWDVLQTGICVGGGGWRGPWSATLSARHAGLALACAARSYLCVQTQLAVLALALASALASHAALELRLRRAERHRS, from the exons ATGGGCAGCCTACCGGACCTGACGGAGCGATCGCGGCCGCACAGCGTCCGGACCGCCGCGCGGACCGTGTCGGACCCGCATCGCAACCGGACACTCATCACCAAG GTACCAGCGTGCACGATATACAAAAAAGAATGGCCGTGGAAGAAATCAAAAGAACCGCTCAAGATACCTGCCGCTGCCAACCGCAGAAGAGACTCCGCCGCCTCGTCAGTAGGCGCAGCGTCAGTACGCCGCCTCATTGCCAGGCAGCCGCCAAAGATTCCCAAACTAATGGTGACGCGCTTCACCCTCCTCTGCATAGCCAGTGGTCTATGCTCCACAGCGCTGCTTCCTTTCACAGCGTTCGCTGGCGCAGAAGCCGGAGCTTTGCCCCTCGCCGTCATGCACACAGTTGCTGCAATTGTAGCCCCCTTTTCGCCGCTCATCTTACAAAAGATTGGTACAAGAATTGTTATAACAGTTGCTCACGTGCTAGTTTGTATCCTATTGATTGCTCATACAGTAGCGACTCCGTTATCGATTTTACTCCCCCTGTACGCTATTTGCGGTATAGCGTTGTCCCCTATGTCTCTAGCTCTGGCGGTATCCGCGACGTCTCTAGCTCAAGCGGCTGGCGATGAGGGTCGAAGACGGATTGCGTTACGAAGAGCTCTTAGAGCGCTTCGAGCATCCCAAGATTTGGGACTCGTGTGTGGATCGCTGCTCCTGGGAGCAGCGCTTATGATTTGGCCTGAAAATCTTCTGTCGCTCCTGGAACTCAGTACGCTACCGGCAAATTCATCTTTAACAAAACTGCCTTCTTTGGAGGATTACTTTTTAGATGATGATTACGAG gaGAAAACATGTGGCTCAGCCGGATGTCCAGGCGTCCAGTTTCTGTTTGGTTCGTCTCTCAACGCAGAAGGCCGCAAGGTGCTGGTGGCGGTGTGGGCAGCTCTGTCATTCGCCGCCGCCTGCCTGGGGCTTTATGGAGGAGCCTCGACCCCGTCGCCGCCGCCTGACGCCCGCTCCGTCGTCACTGACCCCCGAGCGCTGCTCGGAGCCCCGATGGGCTTATTTATTGGCCTGCAGCAGGGATTCATTTATACTTCTTATATTAAG TGGTACGGCATTTGCGTCGGCGGTTGGAGTGGTGCTTGGCGAGCGTTGTGTGGAGCGGGCGCGCTGCAAACGCTCGCCGCAGCGACGCTCAGCATGGCGGCAGCGCGCGGGCGACGCGGCGCGCTCGCTGCGGGCGGCGCAGCGGCGCACGCTTCGCTTCTGCTAGCGCTGCTGCGCTGGCGTGCGGCGCGGTCGGATCTCGCGCTGCCGTCCGTCGCTGCAGCAGCATGGGGAGCGTGCGCTGCCTTGTGGGATGTTTTACAG ACAGGCATATGCGTCGGCGGAGGCGGCTGGCGCGGCCCGTGGTCGGCGACGCTGTCCGCTCGTCACGCTGGGCTCGCTCTTGCTTGCGCTGCCCGATCCTACCTCTGCGTGCAAACACAATTAGCCGTGCTGGCGCTCGCGCTCGCTTCGGCGCTCGCTTCCCACGCTGCGCTCGAGCTGCGCTTGCGCCGCGCCGAGCGACATCGCTCCTAA